In one window of Nicotiana tabacum cultivar K326 chromosome 12, ASM71507v2, whole genome shotgun sequence DNA:
- the LOC107810841 gene encoding kirola-like, which yields MGVKGKLIASVEVKCGGHLVHDIIHTNTHHLPNICPGKLHGFEIHEGGTVKVGSVVSWKYNDDGKDKIAKQVIEAIDHQKKSITWKVIGGDLLELYNSFTIISSNDHQWTTWTFVYEKKTEDVPEPLVLLGLALGVTKDIECHLLK from the exons ATGGGAGTGAAAGGCAAGTTGATTGCTTCAGTAGAGGTGAAGTGTGGAGGACATTTAGTTCATGATATTATTCACACTAATACTCATCATTTACCTAATATATGCCCGGGTAAGCTCCACGGTTTTGAGATTCATGAAGGTGGAACTGTAAAGGTTGGTTCGGTAGTTAGCTGGAAATATAACGACG ATGGAAAAGATAAGATTGCTAAGCAAGTGATTGAAGCGATCGATCATCAGAAGAAATCAATCACTTGGAAAGTGATTGGAGGAGATCTATTAGAGTTGTACAATTCTTTCACTATTATTTCATCCAATGATCACCAATGGACTACATGGACATTTGTGTACGAGAAGAAAACTGAAGACGTCCCAGAGCCTCTCGTTCTCTTAGGTTTAGCCCTTGGTGTGACCAAAGATATCGAGTGTCACCTTCTCAAGTAA
- the LOC107810840 gene encoding kirola produces the protein MGLKGKLTASVEVECGGHLFHDLYQNNPHQLCTISPSGKDTTVKEVIEAIDPQKKSITWKVIEGDLLELYNSFTIITSCEQQWTTWTLVYDKKTKDIPEPIALLGCALDMTKDIEGHLLKK, from the exons ATGGGTCTGAAAGGCAAGTTGACTGCTTCAGTAGAGGTGGAGTGTGGAGGACACTTGTTTCATGACCTTTATCAAAATAATCCTCATCAACTATGCACTATAAGCCCTA GCGGAAAAGATACGACGGTTAAGGAAGTGATCGAAGCCATTGATCCTCAGAAGAAATCAATCACTTGGAAAGTAATTGAAGGAGATCTGTTAGAGTTGTACAATTCCTTCACTATTATCACATCCTGTGAACAGCAGTGGACTACATGGACATTagtttacgacaaaaaaactaaaGATATACCCGAGCCTATCGCTCTTTTGGGTTGTGCCCTTGATATGACCAAAGATATAGAGGGTCACCTTCTCAAGAAATAG